One genomic segment of Streptomyces roseifaciens includes these proteins:
- the nuoH gene encoding NADH-quinone oxidoreductase subunit NuoH, giving the protein MFGRDPWWLVVVKAVFCFAFVMLTVLFSIVWERKVVAWMQLRIGPNRHGPWGMLQSLADGIKLMLKEDVIVKRADKAVYLLAPVVAAVPAFMAIAVIPFGPAGNEISIFGHRTTMQLTDLPIGVLYILATASVGIYGIVLAGWSSGSTYPLLGGLRSCAQMISYEIAMGVSFAAVFLYSGSMSTSAIVEAQHDRWYVLLLPVSFLVYIVAMVGETNRAPFDLPESEGDLVGGFNTEYSSIKFAMFMLAEYVNMVTVSAVAVTLFLGGWRAPYPVSAFWEGANHGWWPLLWFVIKLQLLLFFFIWLRGTLPRLRYDQFMKLGWKVLIPVSMVWLMLVASVRALRNENYDFQQIVLYVGGGVVAVLLLSFVADIFRKGERGQGDGEAAPEREFDPTGGGFPVPPLPGQTLPPVPRRRPRRDGELIVSGGPDTVRDGKEG; this is encoded by the coding sequence ATGTTCGGCCGGGACCCGTGGTGGCTGGTCGTCGTCAAGGCGGTCTTCTGCTTCGCGTTCGTCATGCTGACCGTGCTGTTCTCGATCGTCTGGGAGCGCAAGGTCGTCGCGTGGATGCAGCTGCGCATCGGCCCCAACCGGCACGGCCCGTGGGGGATGCTGCAGTCCCTCGCGGACGGCATCAAGCTGATGCTGAAAGAGGATGTGATCGTCAAGCGGGCGGACAAGGCGGTCTATCTGCTCGCCCCGGTCGTGGCGGCCGTGCCCGCGTTCATGGCGATCGCCGTGATCCCCTTCGGCCCGGCCGGCAACGAGATCTCAATCTTCGGGCACCGCACCACGATGCAGCTCACGGACCTGCCGATCGGCGTGCTCTACATCCTCGCCACGGCCTCGGTGGGCATCTACGGCATCGTGCTCGCGGGCTGGTCGTCCGGCTCGACGTACCCGCTGCTCGGCGGCCTGCGCTCGTGCGCGCAGATGATCTCCTACGAGATCGCGATGGGCGTCTCCTTCGCGGCCGTCTTCCTCTACTCCGGGTCGATGTCGACCTCGGCGATCGTGGAGGCCCAGCACGACCGCTGGTACGTGCTGCTGCTGCCGGTGTCCTTCCTGGTCTACATCGTGGCGATGGTGGGCGAGACCAACCGGGCGCCGTTCGACCTGCCGGAGTCCGAGGGCGACCTGGTCGGCGGCTTCAACACCGAGTACTCCTCCATCAAGTTCGCGATGTTCATGCTGGCCGAGTACGTCAACATGGTCACCGTCTCGGCCGTTGCGGTGACGCTGTTCCTGGGCGGCTGGCGGGCCCCGTACCCGGTCTCGGCCTTCTGGGAGGGCGCGAACCACGGGTGGTGGCCGCTGCTGTGGTTCGTGATCAAGCTGCAGCTGCTGCTGTTCTTCTTCATCTGGCTGCGCGGGACGCTGCCGCGGCTGCGCTACGACCAGTTCATGAAGCTGGGGTGGAAGGTCCTCATCCCGGTCTCGATGGTGTGGCTGATGCTCGTCGCCTCGGTGCGGGCCCTGCGGAACGAGAACTACGACTTCCAGCAGATCGTGCTGTACGTCGGCGGCGGTGTCGTCGCGGTCCTGCTGCTCTCCTTCGTGGCGGACATCTTCCGCAAGGGCGAGCGCGGCCAGGGCGACGGAGAGGCCGCGCCGGAGCGGGAGTTCGACCCGACGGGCGGCGGGTTCCCCGTGCCGCCGCTGCCCGGGCAGACCCTTCCGCCGGTGCCGCGCCGCAGGCCGCGCCGTGACGGAGAGCTCATTGTCAGTGGCGGGCCCGATACTGTGCGTGACGGAAAGGAGGGCTGA
- the nuoI gene encoding NADH-quinone oxidoreductase subunit NuoI codes for MATEPARGDDPRDPPRNPVAGFGVTFKAMFKKRLTEQYPEYKKPTAPRFHGRHQLNRHPDGLEKCIGCELCAWACPADAIYVEGADNKDEERYSPGERYGRVYQINYLRCILCGLCVEACPTRALTMTNEYELADSSRESLIYTKEELLAGLEEGMVDSPHAIFPGMTEQDYYRGLVTEAAPGTVRQVAVTKGEKPDEEGADA; via the coding sequence GTGGCTACCGAACCCGCGCGGGGCGATGATCCCCGCGACCCCCCCCGCAATCCCGTGGCTGGCTTCGGCGTGACCTTCAAGGCCATGTTCAAGAAGCGGCTGACCGAGCAGTACCCGGAGTACAAGAAGCCCACGGCCCCCCGCTTCCACGGCCGCCACCAGCTCAACCGGCACCCGGACGGCCTGGAGAAGTGCATCGGCTGCGAGCTGTGCGCCTGGGCCTGCCCCGCCGACGCCATCTACGTGGAGGGCGCGGACAACAAGGACGAGGAGCGCTATTCGCCGGGCGAGCGCTACGGCCGCGTCTACCAGATCAACTACCTCCGCTGCATCCTCTGCGGCCTGTGCGTCGAGGCGTGCCCGACCCGCGCCCTCACCATGACCAACGAGTACGAACTGGCCGACAGCAGCCGCGAGTCGCTCATCTATACAAAAGAGGAGCTCCTGGCCGGCCTGGAGGAGGGCATGGTCGACAGCCCGCACGCGATCTTCCCCGGCATGACCGAACAGGACTACTACCGGGGCCTGGTGACGGAGGCCGCGCCCGGCACGGTCCGCCAGGTCGCCGTCACCAAGGGAGAGAAGCCCGACGAGGAAGGGGCCGACGCATGA